The Phragmites australis chromosome 1, lpPhrAust1.1, whole genome shotgun sequence genomic interval GATATCTAAAAGGGTATAAGTCAATTTCACATttaaatatttgtgcatattagTACTCAAACTCCTTTGTTGCCCAATAGAACAATATTTCACTCTTATAAAAGTTGACTTAAGGTCAGAGAATTGTTTAAAGACACATAATATGAGCTTCACACTTTTTTGCTTGCTCCATATTATgcttgatgaagattatgatgtCATCTACACATTGCGTAATAGATAAACCATCATCCATCAAATGTAGTACAACCCCAAAACCTAACCATTCTCTTTAGCTATGCCAAATAAAATGGCCAACATATTAGCCACTATGTTAAAAGGATGAGGAATAAACCTTGGAAAAGAAGAGGAGCTTATGCCAAGATGGAGCCATCTAAGGGGCCCACTTTTCACTTTCCAATGATTCTTTGGATGACCCGCACAAATTGACCACCAAATATTCCGTCCCAGCACCCCAAGCAATACCATATAAATGCAATTTGCATGGTCTTAGGAGTTGTCCATTAGGACTTGCAGCTTCCAACCCCAACCCAACTCTCCAATTCAAAAACTTAAACAATGACTACAGAATCAGAGGTTTGTGGGCTCAAGAATCTCTATAACTCGAGTTCTCGTTGCattttttcttctcatattaGTGAATTTAGGATTGGTTTAGATTTCTTATGGTGCAACCGTGTGCATAACCACAATAATATGTGCAGTGGTATTTAGGACCGTATAATAACATAATGAAACTAATCTCAACGAGGACCCATATTTTCTTTCATGGTGGCTGTACTAATCTATTTGCACAAACCCGCAGACACCGCGGATAACGGAGCTCCATGTAAGGATGGACTGCAATGGCTGCGAGCACAAGATCAGGAAGACCCTGCGTGCCATTGAGGGTAAATAATTCTAATCTGAAACTCAACAGTTTCTTTGACTTCAATTCCCACCTCATCCAGGCATCCAGCTCGGCTTGTGATGAGCATTCCGAAAACATCTACAGAATGTAAACGACATCTTAAAGTAGTTATGGAATGGCTTTGTGAAGGTGTTAGCGAAGTATATATAGATCAAGCTAACCACAAGATCACAGTGGTGGGAATCGCCGATCCTGAGAGGATTGTCAAGGCCATCAGGAAGACCAAGAGGGTGCCCACCATCTGCTCACACACCGATCCCGCGGCCGAGGCTCAGCCTCCACCCGCCGAAGGGGAGGCTCCACCTCCCGCCGACCCGCCAGCGGACGCGCCTCCGCCAGCTGAAGCGGCACCGGCGGAGCCCGCACCGGAGAACAAAGAGGCGCCACCCGCCGAGACCCCAGCCACCGACGCCACCGTGATACACATGGTGCATGACTACCCTTACGACCACGGCCACCATCTGTACAGGGAGCACTGGGCGAACCACCCCGTCGACATGCACGGCGTCAGATACGACGCTGCACCTTACCATGTGACGCACAGCTACAGTCACCACCGGCCGAGCCCTTACGTAGCCGAGTACGGGTACGGGGGCTCTCCTGTCCAAGAAGGCAGGTACTACAGCCATGACTACTACCCAACCAGGGGCAAAGGAGATGGCAGCCAGATCACCTCCATGTTCAGCGATGAGAATCCAAACGCATGCAGCATAGCCTGAGATCAAGAGGCGATCTGATGCCAAAGAAGGTTGCAAAATGCGGAGACAGGTAATGCTTTTGGCATATGTAATAGGGCTTGTGTTTAGTGGTAAGATTTGAATGTGGGGTTTGTGTGATGTAGTAAGAGGGAGAGTAAGGTAATGGAAGATGAATAATAAGATGCTTAGCTTTTAGTGGGAGATGATTTTCCTGGCAATCACCACCATTTTGTATTTTCGCTACCCCTTCCATGCTCCTCCATCTGAGATAATCTGATAAAGTTGTGGTCCTGTATGTGGTAAAAGGAAGTGGGGCACAGGTGGTCCACTGTTTCATAACCAGTTCTAACACTGTACTGTCTAGTGTGTAGCATGACAGGGATAGGCACTTCACATGTTATTCTTAAAATGTTTACATCTGAAATGTATGTATCACAGTTTTTCCTTTTGAAGAGCAAAACCACAATAAGGAATTTGTTGAGAACATAAGGCTCATTGTGTTCTCAAAAACATAAGCTAATCTATTTATTGGTAGGAAAAACAGGCACTATTCTAATGCACTTTGCTATGCAGATTTTTTCAGAAATGATGCAACCTTGATCTctcttcttttcatttcttttttttatatatataagcaGGGGAAGTGCTTATCTTTGTATTAATCAAGTAGAACAAGTCAGCACAAACTTATAAATCTGATGTGATCTGCAACTATATTAAGTTTACAAAGGTAAGTAGAATTTTTTGATCAACTGATAACACAAAAGGTTAATTAATTCCATTTAACCTTTGAGCAATATCTCGAGTACTACTAGCATGGCATAAAGAAAATATGAGGCGAGCAGTACTGCGAGGGAAGTACTAAATACTGACCTAGCGAGGTGGTAACTGGCATGACAGAGACCAGAAGAGGCCGAAGTGAGCAGTTACATCACTGGATGGGGGCAGGTTCTgtgtagtgtttttttttccctctttccAGTCCACTTGCAACTTTCACAACGTCAGACGATAGACTTTTTTTTAAGGAGCCGTAGGAGGGCTGCATATTATGTTTACTATTTAATGGTTTCTGTTTCGTTCGTATGTGTTTCGTTTCTGGTATTTTTGGCATCTACGTTCTGCTCTTAAATTCTCCGTATACGTGTTTCGCCTTAGCAACAAATCCCCATGTTCCGCTCCTCTCTCCCCGTCCAGGATCCATGCGCACCATAAATCTCGCTCTCCCCTTTTGTCCTTCCTCTCACCAACCG includes:
- the LOC133888041 gene encoding uncharacterized protein LOC133888041 isoform X1, which codes for MTTESETPRITELHVRMDCNGCEHKIRKTLRAIEECKRHLKVVMEWLCEGVSEVYIDQANHKITVVGIADPERIVKAIRKTKRVPTICSHTDPAAEAQPPPAEGEAPPPADPPADAPPPAEAAPAEPAPENKEAPPAETPATDATVIHMVHDYPYDHGHHLYREHWANHPVDMHGVRYDAAPYHVTHSYSHHRPSPYVAEYGYGGSPVQEGRYYSHDYYPTRGKGDGSQITSMFSDENPNACSIA
- the LOC133888041 gene encoding heavy metal-associated isoprenylated plant protein 6-like isoform X2; the encoded protein is MTTESETPRITELHVRMDCNGCEHKIRKTLRAIEGVSEVYIDQANHKITVVGIADPERIVKAIRKTKRVPTICSHTDPAAEAQPPPAEGEAPPPADPPADAPPPAEAAPAEPAPENKEAPPAETPATDATVIHMVHDYPYDHGHHLYREHWANHPVDMHGVRYDAAPYHVTHSYSHHRPSPYVAEYGYGGSPVQEGRYYSHDYYPTRGKGDGSQITSMFSDENPNACSIA